From Sphingomonas nostoxanthinifaciens, a single genomic window includes:
- the fucP gene encoding L-fucose:H+ symporter permease produces MKGSVKRRAIGGPTSPTALALAVGLFFLWGAANNLNDVLIAHFRTLFRLGDLQSGLVQSAFYLGYFCFAVPAALVMQRVGYRLAVVIGLVLFALGALLFWPASAMLSYGFFLFALFVIASGLAFLETAANPMVAALGSVETAERRLTLAQAFNPLGSIAGVAIGVTLILSDVERDPHAAAAAVRLPYLLIAGVTLAWAVLILLVRFPDVATRAEPALDRAAAPFRALFARPLYLAGVAAQFFYVGAQVGVWSFLIRYTTAALPHLGTRHAAWLLTVSLALFMGGRFAGSALMTRVPGARLMLVFALIDAALCGVAVVAGGWIGVGALIASSAFMSVMYPIIFVLALRGLGPLTKPGSSLIVMAIIGGAVLTALMGLVSDVAGSIRFAMLVPAGCFLIVALFARMHLRDPAERIA; encoded by the coding sequence ATGAAGGGAAGCGTGAAACGGCGCGCGATCGGCGGACCGACCAGCCCGACAGCGCTGGCGTTGGCCGTCGGCTTGTTCTTCCTCTGGGGCGCGGCCAACAATCTCAACGATGTGCTGATCGCGCATTTCCGTACGTTGTTCAGGCTCGGCGATCTGCAGTCCGGGCTGGTCCAGTCGGCTTTCTACCTCGGCTATTTCTGTTTCGCCGTGCCCGCGGCGTTGGTGATGCAGCGCGTCGGCTATCGGCTGGCGGTTGTGATCGGGCTGGTGCTGTTCGCGCTTGGGGCTTTGCTGTTCTGGCCCGCTTCGGCGATGCTCAGCTACGGTTTCTTCCTGTTCGCATTGTTCGTGATCGCGAGCGGGCTCGCCTTCCTCGAGACCGCCGCCAACCCGATGGTGGCGGCGCTCGGCAGCGTCGAGACCGCCGAGCGGCGGCTGACGCTGGCGCAGGCCTTCAATCCGTTGGGCTCGATCGCCGGGGTCGCGATCGGCGTGACGTTGATCCTGTCGGATGTCGAGCGTGATCCGCATGCTGCCGCAGCGGCGGTGCGCCTGCCTTATCTGCTGATCGCCGGCGTCACGCTGGCATGGGCGGTGCTGATCCTGCTCGTCCGCTTTCCCGATGTCGCGACGCGCGCCGAGCCGGCGCTCGATCGCGCCGCCGCGCCGTTCCGGGCGCTGTTCGCGCGGCCGCTTTATCTTGCCGGGGTCGCGGCGCAATTCTTCTATGTCGGCGCGCAGGTCGGCGTGTGGAGCTTCCTGATCCGCTACACGACGGCTGCGCTGCCCCACCTCGGCACGCGCCATGCGGCGTGGCTGCTCACCGTCTCGCTGGCTTTGTTCATGGGGGGGCGGTTTGCGGGTTCGGCGCTGATGACGCGGGTGCCCGGCGCGCGATTGATGCTGGTGTTCGCGCTGATCGACGCGGCATTGTGCGGCGTGGCGGTGGTTGCCGGCGGCTGGATCGGCGTGGGCGCGCTGATCGCGTCGAGCGCCTTCATGTCGGTGATGTATCCGATCATCTTCGTGCTCGCGCTGCGCGGGCTGGGGCCGCTCACCAAGCCGGGATCATCGTTGATCGTGATGGCGATCATTGGCGGCGCGGTTTTGACTGCGCTGATGGGGCTGGTGTCCGACGTGGCGGGATCGATCCGGTTCGCGATGCTGGTGCCGGCGGGATGCTTCCTGATCGTGGCATTGTTCGCGCGCATGCATCTGCGCGATCCGGCGGAGCGCATCGCATGA
- a CDS encoding SDR family oxidoreductase: MSGRLAGKTVLLTAAGQGIGRATAELCVAEGARVIATDVRAELLDGLEGCEHCRLDVTDPAAIAALAAEIGAVDALLNIAGYVHAGSILDCDETAWSFSIDLNMTAMYRTIRAFLPAMLAAGGGSIVNVASIASSVKGIPNRFAYGATKAGVIGLTKAVAADFVAQGIRCNAICPGTVESPSLQQRLRDTGDYEAAHAAFVARQPMGRLGQPEEIARLALYLASDDSSFTTGQAHVIDGGWVN; encoded by the coding sequence ATGAGCGGGCGGCTTGCCGGCAAGACCGTGCTGCTGACGGCGGCAGGGCAGGGGATCGGGCGCGCCACCGCCGAGCTGTGCGTGGCGGAAGGCGCGCGCGTGATCGCCACCGACGTGCGCGCGGAGCTGCTCGACGGGCTCGAGGGCTGCGAGCATTGCCGTCTCGACGTCACTGATCCCGCCGCGATTGCGGCGCTGGCGGCGGAGATCGGCGCGGTCGATGCGTTGCTCAACATCGCCGGCTACGTTCATGCCGGCTCGATCCTCGACTGCGACGAGACGGCATGGTCCTTCTCGATCGATCTCAACATGACCGCGATGTACCGCACGATCCGCGCCTTCCTGCCGGCGATGCTGGCAGCCGGCGGCGGCTCGATCGTCAACGTCGCGTCGATCGCCAGTTCGGTGAAGGGCATCCCCAACCGCTTCGCTTATGGCGCGACCAAGGCGGGCGTGATCGGCCTCACCAAGGCGGTCGCGGCGGATTTCGTGGCGCAGGGCATTCGCTGCAACGCAATCTGCCCCGGCACGGTCGAATCGCCGTCGCTCCAGCAGCGGCTGCGCGACACCGGCGACTATGAGGCGGCGCATGCGGCGTTCGTCGCGCGCCAGCCGATGGGGCGGCTTGGTCAGCCCGAGGAGATCGCACGATTGGCGCTCTATCTCGCCAGTGACGATTCCTCGTTCACGACCGGCCAGGCGCACGTGATCGACGGCGGCTGGGTCAACTGA
- a CDS encoding alpha/beta hydrolase, whose protein sequence is MPSITRRAILGAAAAAAASPRAVAQIAPSDETIDLWPGNPPGAGGTPIQRKVTERSNDPAHPDRWITGVARPTLVVKRAPRPDGSAVLLIPGGGYGFLAYDNEGLEQAAWLNARGTTAFILVYRLPAEGWQRREDVPLQDAQRAMRLIRAGASRYGIAGDRVAVLGFSAGGHLAGSLATRHAEHVYASVDAADQQSARPDIAALIYPVVSMDQPFTHGGSRDNLLGKGAAVETMRARSVERRVDANTPPLFLVQAADDDVVPVANSIALFEAAQTARRPAALHIFEEGGHGFGTRLKPEMPGSEWPRLMEHFAIRHRIFGPRA, encoded by the coding sequence ATGCCTTCGATCACGCGCCGTGCCATCCTGGGTGCCGCAGCGGCGGCCGCCGCCTCTCCCCGCGCGGTCGCGCAGATCGCTCCTAGCGACGAGACGATCGACCTCTGGCCGGGCAATCCGCCGGGCGCCGGCGGAACGCCGATCCAGCGCAAGGTGACGGAGCGATCGAACGATCCCGCCCATCCCGATCGCTGGATCACCGGGGTCGCGCGACCGACGCTGGTCGTCAAGCGCGCGCCACGCCCCGACGGATCGGCGGTGCTGCTGATACCTGGCGGCGGCTATGGCTTCCTCGCTTATGACAATGAAGGGCTGGAGCAGGCCGCGTGGCTCAACGCGCGCGGCACCACGGCCTTCATCCTGGTCTATCGCCTGCCTGCCGAAGGCTGGCAGCGACGCGAGGACGTGCCGCTGCAGGACGCGCAGCGCGCGATGCGGCTGATCCGGGCGGGTGCATCGCGCTATGGCATCGCGGGGGATCGCGTCGCCGTGCTCGGCTTCTCGGCCGGCGGTCATCTCGCGGGATCGCTTGCCACGCGCCATGCCGAGCACGTCTATGCGTCGGTCGACGCGGCCGACCAGCAGAGCGCGCGCCCCGATATCGCCGCATTGATCTACCCAGTCGTCAGCATGGACCAGCCGTTCACCCATGGCGGTTCGCGTGACAATCTGCTCGGCAAGGGAGCAGCAGTGGAAACGATGCGCGCGCGCTCGGTCGAGCGGCGGGTCGATGCGAACACGCCGCCTCTGTTTCTGGTCCAGGCCGCCGACGACGATGTCGTGCCGGTCGCGAACAGCATCGCCTTGTTCGAGGCGGCGCAGACGGCCCGTCGCCCCGCCGCGCTGCACATCTTCGAGGAAGGCGGCCACGGCTTCGGCACGCGGCTGAAGCCCGAAATGCCCGGCTCCGAATGGCCGCGGCTGATGGAACATTTCGCAATTCGTCACCGCATTTTCGGCCCCCGCGCCTAA
- a CDS encoding UxaA family hydrolase — MTPAQLILLHEDDNVLVAVAPIEAGDLLPIGGGTIPAREGITVGHKVARHALRPGDKVIKYGAPIGSMTAAADAGDWVHMHNMKSDYIKAHLRDAAGSAA, encoded by the coding sequence ATGACCCCTGCGCAACTCATCCTGCTGCACGAGGACGACAATGTGCTCGTCGCGGTCGCGCCGATCGAGGCGGGCGACCTGCTGCCGATCGGCGGCGGCACGATCCCCGCGCGCGAGGGCATCACCGTCGGCCACAAGGTCGCGCGTCACGCGCTGCGGCCGGGCGACAAGGTCATCAAATATGGCGCGCCGATCGGATCGATGACGGCGGCCGCCGACGCGGGCGACTGGGTCCACATGCACAATATGAAGAGCGACTATATCAAGGCGCATCTGCGGGATGCGGCGGGGAGCGCGGCATGA
- a CDS encoding IclR family transcriptional regulator: MPTADISAALGRSISEIFRMLQVLEEHGYISRSGEGYRVTNRLFALGMAQPPIRDLLSHALPRMHALAHHVRQSCHLAMASGSEMVVVANVETPGLLGFAVRMGYRRPLIHSASGHILLAFQAGPARSDLLRDTETAGLPFDREALDAVLARVRTAGFITMASPMLMGITDVSAPVLRDGAAVAALTMPFVAGPGLAVDMAEASQALRAAAAGISAALPATS, encoded by the coding sequence ATGCCGACCGCCGATATCTCCGCCGCGCTCGGCCGCTCGATCAGCGAGATCTTCCGCATGCTGCAAGTGCTGGAGGAGCACGGCTATATCAGCCGTTCGGGCGAAGGCTATCGCGTCACCAATCGCCTGTTCGCGCTCGGCATGGCACAGCCGCCGATTCGCGACTTGTTGAGCCATGCGCTGCCGCGGATGCACGCGCTGGCGCATCACGTGCGGCAAAGCTGCCATCTGGCGATGGCGTCGGGATCGGAAATGGTCGTCGTCGCCAACGTCGAGACGCCGGGGCTGCTCGGCTTCGCGGTGCGGATGGGCTATCGTCGGCCGCTGATCCATTCCGCCTCCGGCCACATCCTGCTCGCATTTCAGGCCGGGCCGGCGCGCAGCGATCTGCTGCGCGACACCGAGACGGCGGGCCTTCCATTCGATCGCGAGGCGCTGGATGCGGTGCTTGCCCGCGTGCGGACCGCCGGCTTCATCACGATGGCGAGCCCGATGCTGATGGGCATAACCGACGTCTCGGCCCCAGTGCTGCGCGACGGTGCCGCCGTTGCCGCGCTGACGATGCCGTTCGTCGCCGGGCCCGGCCTGGCCGTGGACATGGCGGAAGCCTCGCAGGCGCTGCGCGCCGCCGCCGCAGGAATTTCGGCGGCGCTGCCAGCCACATCCTGA
- a CDS encoding amidohydrolase family protein, whose translation MIDAHVHLWRLGQNDCTWPTPADGIIHRDFALEELLSTLDAAGMPRAMLVQTQESARDTDWLLALAAGCPRIAGVVGWADLRDPAAVRALAARPGLCGLRPMVQHCAPGWYDDPALDAGFAAMAEAGLVLDALIRVPHLPALDRLAARHPTLRIAIDHAAKPSGLAEWRAAIAPLAERSNVVVKLSGLWTEISRDDAAEVITSLLTLFGPARLMWASDWPVVTPVGSYRDWLDFVRDHVPARDHAAVFGGNAAAFYRLEEMAHA comes from the coding sequence ATGATCGACGCGCACGTCCATCTCTGGCGCCTCGGACAGAACGACTGCACGTGGCCGACGCCGGCTGACGGGATCATCCATCGCGACTTCGCGCTCGAAGAGCTTCTGTCGACGCTGGATGCCGCTGGAATGCCACGCGCGATGCTGGTTCAAACCCAGGAGAGTGCGCGCGATACGGATTGGTTGCTGGCGCTCGCCGCAGGGTGTCCGCGGATCGCGGGCGTGGTCGGCTGGGCGGACCTGCGTGATCCGGCCGCGGTGCGTGCGCTGGCGGCCCGACCGGGGCTGTGCGGGCTGCGGCCGATGGTCCAGCATTGCGCGCCCGGCTGGTATGACGATCCCGCGCTCGATGCGGGCTTCGCCGCGATGGCGGAGGCGGGGCTGGTGCTGGACGCGCTGATCCGCGTTCCGCATCTGCCTGCGCTCGATCGGCTGGCGGCACGGCATCCGACCCTGCGGATCGCGATCGATCATGCCGCCAAGCCCTCCGGCCTCGCCGAATGGCGCGCGGCGATTGCGCCGTTGGCCGAGCGTTCCAACGTGGTGGTCAAGCTTTCGGGGCTGTGGACCGAGATATCGCGCGATGACGCCGCCGAAGTGATCACGTCGCTATTGACGCTGTTCGGTCCGGCGCGGCTGATGTGGGCCAGCGACTGGCCGGTGGTCACACCCGTAGGCAGCTATCGGGATTGGCTCGATTTCGTGCGCGATCATGTTCCCGCGCGCGATCACGCCGCGGTGTTCGGCGGCAATGCGGCCGCTTTCTATCGGCTGGAGGAAATGGCGCATGCCTGA
- a CDS encoding response regulator transcription factor produces the protein MRIAVLEDEADLAQLVANALRADQFDPVIFGDGRSLVAYLKRETVDLLILDWNVPGMDGDEVLLWARQHLGRVPPVLFMTSRTDEVDIVRALNAGADDYLVKPIRIGEAMARVRALLRRSYPAEIERIEMFDTYHFDRATLSVAIGGDTVALSPREFELASFLFRNRDRALSRSYLMERVWGHDPEVQSRTLDVHVSRLREKLRLHPQNGYKLVPVYSYGYRLERVSTPEA, from the coding sequence ATGCGTATTGCTGTGCTGGAGGACGAGGCCGATCTGGCGCAGCTCGTCGCCAATGCGCTTAGAGCCGATCAATTCGACCCGGTCATCTTTGGGGATGGTCGCTCGCTGGTCGCGTACCTCAAGCGTGAGACCGTGGATCTGCTGATCCTCGATTGGAACGTGCCCGGCATGGACGGGGACGAGGTCTTGTTGTGGGCGCGTCAACATCTCGGCCGCGTGCCGCCGGTGCTGTTCATGACGAGCCGCACCGACGAGGTCGACATCGTCCGCGCCCTCAACGCGGGCGCCGACGATTATCTGGTGAAGCCGATCAGGATCGGCGAGGCGATGGCGCGCGTGCGCGCCCTGCTACGGCGGAGCTATCCGGCCGAAATCGAGAGGATCGAGATGTTCGACACCTATCATTTCGATCGCGCCACTTTGTCGGTGGCGATCGGTGGCGACACCGTCGCGCTGTCGCCGCGCGAGTTCGAGCTTGCCTCATTCCTGTTCCGCAACCGGGATCGGGCGCTGTCGCGCTCCTACCTGATGGAACGCGTGTGGGGACATGATCCGGAGGTGCAGTCGCGCACGCTCGACGTGCATGTCTCGCGTCTGCGCGAAAAGCTGCGCCTGCACCCGCAAAATGGTTACAAGCTGGTGCCGGTCTACAGCTACGGATATCGGTTGGAGCGAGTGTCCACTCCCGAGGCCTGA
- a CDS encoding TonB-dependent receptor, whose amino-acid sequence MAGYGSSHVATHRRRSGGSKADPTTAPDDQTCLKSTGNIGGVQMTALLKPHSSGVTRLFLTSSSAALLAAMLAQSASAQTAAAPTGAAVQATSGATAPSGDQGQPAVAQQGTDQEAAIVVTGVRASLRSAEQIKRNSPQIVDSIVAEDIGKLPDRNVAEALQRISGIQVQRQYGEGTSVAIRGLTQVRTELNGRDIFTAGGINQLTLEDVPSELLAGVDVYKNPSSDLIEDQLSGTINFRTRKPFDFDGFKVSASASNTYFDISRKMRPAGSLLLSDRWDTGIGEIGVLLNVSYQETRFQQDTIATQPFYTLDPTTAAGAATLAALGRTGQVTTLPHGAGIGQVDGDRRRLGTDLSIQWRPSSTLELTGEVFRNDFKFRFYDYSYFAYTSDTAINPVPGASFTYGPNGDLTSGTFSDVPIGANTSLDKRHSVTTDYSLNAKWKPTSRLTVTGDVQYVDATTHFLRSIVGLNATSSTLTQDIRGNIPAFQISTAAGLTNAATYDGAPFYLDDLAHQKGTDKAARVDVDYKFEGILQSLRAGLRYSDRRNKSSDTGYRYTGLSGQIGPLQYVDLSNFFRGDANLFGNALFFSRDVTESYDGTRAALGINTLPSYLPSGTNQENLKTYTGYITAFFNADSVSVPIDGNVGVRVIKTQSGSSGFYQQTGLLTAADGTQSTGTTTFNAIAFQRDYTSVLPSLNLRYHVTDRLQARFAASKNVSRPSFDQINPSLSITEPGAAQITQEHTTTGGNPELKPMKSNNFDVSLEWYFSHTGSLTAAAFYKDVKNYIQTAISPRVVTFDDGVTATYQVTSYNNVTDAKVKGTEIAYQQFMDFLPGALKGIGVQANFTYVDSKAPSPATEGPVRQVSLEGLSKYNYNLVGMYERGPISARVAYNWRSKFLLTTAGNGSGNLPIFQKAYGQVDASVTLDVSKHFSVTLDGVNLNNAVTSTYYGLPTRPQSVQVVDRRIAGTARVTF is encoded by the coding sequence ATGGCCGGCTACGGCTCGTCGCATGTCGCGACGCATCGCCGTCGATCCGGGGGCTCCAAAGCCGATCCGACCACAGCGCCGGACGATCAGACTTGTCTCAAGTCGACAGGGAATATTGGAGGGGTTCAGATGACTGCCTTGCTCAAGCCGCATTCGAGCGGCGTCACGCGTCTTTTCTTGACCAGTTCATCGGCAGCCTTGCTCGCCGCGATGCTGGCGCAGTCGGCCTCGGCGCAGACCGCCGCCGCGCCGACGGGTGCCGCTGTCCAGGCTACGAGCGGCGCGACCGCGCCGAGCGGCGACCAGGGCCAACCCGCCGTCGCCCAGCAGGGTACGGATCAGGAAGCGGCGATCGTCGTCACCGGCGTACGCGCCAGCCTGCGCTCGGCCGAGCAGATCAAGCGCAATTCGCCGCAGATCGTGGACTCGATCGTCGCCGAGGACATCGGCAAGCTCCCCGATCGCAACGTTGCCGAGGCGTTGCAGCGCATCTCCGGCATTCAGGTCCAGCGCCAATATGGTGAGGGCACGTCGGTAGCGATCCGCGGTCTCACGCAGGTGCGGACCGAACTGAATGGCCGCGATATCTTTACCGCTGGCGGCATCAACCAGCTGACACTGGAAGACGTGCCGTCGGAGCTCCTGGCCGGCGTCGATGTCTACAAGAATCCGTCATCGGATCTGATCGAGGATCAGCTGAGCGGCACGATCAATTTCCGCACGCGCAAGCCGTTCGATTTCGACGGCTTCAAGGTCTCGGCGTCGGCCTCCAACACCTATTTCGACATCAGCCGGAAGATGCGGCCGGCGGGCTCGCTCCTGCTCAGCGATCGCTGGGACACGGGCATCGGCGAGATCGGCGTATTGCTGAACGTTTCGTATCAGGAGACGCGCTTCCAGCAGGACACGATCGCGACCCAGCCGTTCTACACGCTCGATCCGACCACCGCCGCAGGGGCGGCCACGCTTGCGGCATTGGGCCGCACCGGCCAGGTGACCACCTTGCCGCACGGCGCGGGCATCGGTCAGGTCGATGGCGATCGTCGCCGTCTGGGAACCGACCTTTCAATCCAATGGCGTCCGAGCAGCACGCTGGAACTGACCGGCGAAGTGTTCCGCAACGACTTCAAGTTCCGGTTCTACGATTACAGCTATTTCGCATATACCAGCGACACCGCGATCAACCCGGTGCCCGGCGCGAGCTTCACGTACGGGCCCAATGGCGACCTGACGAGCGGCACCTTCAGCGACGTGCCGATCGGCGCCAACACCAGCCTCGACAAGCGTCACTCGGTCACGACCGATTACTCGCTCAACGCCAAGTGGAAGCCGACCAGCCGCCTCACCGTCACGGGTGACGTGCAATATGTCGACGCGACGACGCATTTCCTGCGCTCGATCGTCGGTTTGAACGCCACCAGCTCGACGCTGACGCAGGACATTCGCGGCAACATTCCGGCGTTCCAGATCTCGACAGCGGCTGGCCTCACCAATGCAGCGACCTATGACGGTGCGCCTTTCTACCTCGACGATCTGGCGCATCAGAAGGGCACGGACAAAGCGGCCCGCGTCGATGTCGATTACAAGTTCGAGGGCATCCTCCAGTCGCTGCGCGCCGGCCTGCGTTATTCGGATCGCCGCAACAAGAGCAGCGATACCGGCTACCGCTACACCGGTCTCTCCGGCCAGATCGGCCCGCTTCAATATGTCGATCTGAGCAACTTCTTCCGCGGCGATGCGAATCTTTTTGGCAATGCGCTGTTCTTCTCGCGTGACGTCACCGAGAGCTATGACGGCACGCGTGCGGCGCTCGGCATCAACACTCTGCCGAGTTATCTGCCCAGCGGTACCAACCAGGAAAACCTGAAGACCTACACTGGCTACATCACCGCTTTCTTCAATGCCGACAGCGTGTCGGTTCCAATCGACGGCAATGTCGGCGTCCGTGTGATCAAGACCCAGTCGGGATCGTCGGGCTTCTACCAGCAGACCGGGCTCCTCACCGCCGCCGACGGCACGCAATCGACCGGGACCACGACGTTCAACGCGATCGCGTTCCAGCGCGACTATACGTCGGTGCTGCCGAGCCTTAACCTGCGCTATCATGTCACCGATCGCCTGCAGGCGCGGTTTGCGGCGTCGAAGAACGTTTCGCGGCCGAGCTTCGACCAGATCAACCCGAGCCTGTCGATCACCGAGCCGGGGGCGGCACAGATCACCCAGGAGCACACGACCACCGGCGGCAATCCTGAGCTGAAGCCGATGAAGTCGAACAATTTCGACGTGTCGCTGGAATGGTATTTCTCGCACACCGGTTCGCTGACGGCAGCCGCTTTCTACAAGGATGTTAAGAACTACATCCAGACGGCGATCAGCCCACGTGTCGTGACCTTCGATGACGGTGTGACGGCCACCTATCAGGTGACGTCTTACAACAACGTGACCGACGCGAAGGTGAAGGGCACGGAAATCGCCTATCAGCAATTCATGGACTTCCTGCCGGGCGCCCTGAAGGGCATCGGCGTCCAGGCGAACTTCACTTACGTCGACTCCAAGGCGCCCAGCCCGGCCACCGAAGGCCCGGTGCGGCAGGTGTCGCTGGAAGGCCTGTCCAAGTATAATTACAATCTGGTCGGCATGTACGAGCGCGGCCCGATCTCGGCGCGCGTCGCCTATAACTGGCGCAGCAAGTTCCTGCTGACGACGGCCGGGAACGGATCGGGCAATCTGCCGATCTTCCAGAAGGCTTATGGTCAGGTCGATGCCTCGGTCACCTTGGATGTGAGCAAGCACTTCTCGGTGACGCTGGACGGGGTCAACCTCAACAACGCAGTCACGTCGACCTATTACGGTCTGCCCACGCGACCGCAGAGCGTTCAGGTCGTCGACCGCCGTATCGCCGGCACGGCACGGGTGACTTTCTAA
- a CDS encoding UxaA family hydrolase, protein MIEAFLRADGRKGIRNVTIVAYLVECAHHVARRIVDKADDPDVHLVGFPGCYPNAYATRIMEAIATHPNVGGVVLVSLGCESFDRKRLLEVAKASGRPAELLVIQETGGTAATIAAGLAAVERVRAVAATVPRGPMRVDELVVATICGGSDGTSGITANPAVGRAFDRLVADNATCIFEETGELVGCEGIMADRAITPELGTAIRACVEKAEHYYTVMGFGSFAPGNAEGGLTTQEEKSMGAYSKSGSSPIVGIIKPGDVPPSGGLYLLDVVPDGEPRFGFPNISDNAEIVELIACGAHVTLFTTGRGSVVGSAVSPVIKICANPETARRLAADMDIDAGRILEGRASLAQVGDEIYERVLAVARGARSVSEELGHREFILTYKAFEPIGPACLPLRAGAAA, encoded by the coding sequence ATGATCGAGGCATTTCTGCGCGCGGATGGCCGCAAGGGCATCCGCAACGTCACTATCGTCGCCTATCTGGTCGAGTGCGCGCATCACGTCGCGCGGCGGATCGTCGACAAGGCCGACGATCCCGACGTGCATCTGGTCGGCTTCCCCGGTTGCTATCCCAACGCCTATGCGACGCGGATCATGGAGGCGATCGCCACCCATCCCAATGTCGGCGGGGTGGTGCTGGTGTCGCTCGGCTGCGAAAGCTTCGACCGCAAGCGGCTGCTCGAAGTGGCGAAGGCGAGCGGGCGCCCGGCCGAACTGCTGGTGATTCAGGAGACGGGCGGCACCGCCGCGACGATCGCCGCCGGGCTGGCGGCGGTCGAGCGGGTGCGCGCGGTCGCCGCGACCGTGCCGCGCGGGCCGATGCGGGTCGACGAACTGGTCGTCGCGACGATCTGCGGCGGATCGGACGGGACGAGCGGCATCACCGCCAACCCGGCCGTGGGCCGCGCGTTCGACCGGCTGGTGGCGGACAATGCCACCTGCATCTTCGAGGAGACGGGCGAATTGGTCGGGTGCGAGGGCATCATGGCCGATCGCGCGATCACGCCTGAACTGGGCACCGCGATCCGCGCCTGCGTCGAGAAGGCCGAGCATTATTATACGGTGATGGGCTTCGGCAGCTTCGCGCCCGGCAATGCAGAAGGCGGGCTGACGACGCAGGAAGAGAAGTCGATGGGCGCCTATTCCAAGTCGGGATCGTCGCCGATCGTGGGCATCATCAAGCCGGGCGACGTGCCGCCGAGCGGCGGCCTCTATCTGCTCGACGTGGTGCCCGATGGCGAGCCTCGCTTCGGCTTCCCCAACATCTCCGACAATGCCGAGATCGTCGAGCTGATCGCGTGCGGTGCGCACGTGACATTGTTCACGACCGGGCGGGGTTCGGTGGTGGGATCGGCGGTATCGCCGGTCATCAAGATCTGCGCCAACCCGGAGACCGCGCGGCGGCTGGCGGCGGACATGGACATCGACGCGGGACGTATCCTGGAAGGAAGAGCGAGCTTGGCACAGGTTGGCGACGAGATTTACGAGCGCGTGCTCGCGGTTGCGCGCGGCGCGCGCAGCGTGTCCGAGGAACTGGGCCATCGCGAGTTCATCCTCACCTACAAGGCGTTCGAGCCGATCGGCCCGGCCTGCCTGCCGCTACGCGCGGGAGCGGCGGCATGA
- a CDS encoding aldo/keto reductase, translated as MPDLSRLGLGTAPIGNLYRAMSDAEAEATVHAALDAGIRYFDTAPHYGFGLAEERLGSALAGRTDVRVSTKVGRLLVPTDDPTPERHGFVGARACEPVFDYSGDAVLRSHDASLRRLRRDRVDVLLAHDLGRLTHGDAHDAMLRDFLDGGYPAMRRLRDEGTVDAIGIGVNEVAVCLDLLERVEIDTILLAGRYTLLDRSAAVRLLPLCAERGVRVIVGGPYNSGILAQSFTTSAERRFNYEPADVGIVAEAQALEAECALFGVALPEAALQFPLRHPAVDRVIAGMANPAEVADNVARIAVPVPDALWQTLETVPA; from the coding sequence ATGCCTGATCTGTCGCGGCTCGGCCTCGGTACGGCGCCGATCGGCAATCTCTACCGCGCGATGAGCGATGCGGAGGCGGAGGCGACGGTTCACGCCGCGCTGGACGCCGGCATCCGCTATTTCGACACCGCACCGCATTACGGCTTCGGTCTTGCCGAGGAGCGGCTGGGGAGCGCACTCGCGGGCAGGACGGATGTGCGCGTCTCGACCAAGGTGGGGCGGCTGCTGGTGCCGACCGACGATCCCACGCCCGAACGCCACGGCTTCGTCGGCGCGCGCGCGTGCGAGCCGGTGTTCGATTATTCGGGCGACGCGGTGCTGCGCTCGCATGACGCCAGCCTGCGGCGACTGCGGCGCGACCGTGTCGATGTGCTGCTGGCGCACGATCTCGGTCGGCTTACGCATGGCGACGCGCATGACGCGATGCTGCGCGACTTCCTCGACGGGGGCTATCCGGCGATGCGGCGGCTGCGCGACGAAGGCACGGTCGACGCGATCGGCATCGGCGTGAACGAGGTGGCGGTCTGCCTCGACCTGCTAGAGCGCGTCGAGATCGACACGATCCTGCTGGCCGGCCGCTACACCCTGCTCGATCGTTCGGCGGCCGTGCGGCTACTGCCGTTGTGTGCCGAACGCGGCGTGCGGGTAATCGTCGGTGGCCCGTACAATAGCGGTATCCTCGCCCAGTCGTTCACGACCTCGGCCGAACGTCGTTTCAACTATGAGCCGGCCGATGTCGGGATCGTCGCCGAGGCGCAGGCGCTCGAGGCCGAATGCGCGCTGTTCGGCGTGGCCCTGCCCGAGGCGGCGCTGCAATTCCCGCTGCGTCACCCGGCGGTCGATCGGGTGATCGCCGGCATGGCGAACCCGGCCGAGGTGGCCGACAATGTCGCGCGCATCGCAGTACCCGTTCCCGATGCCCTGTGGCAGACGCTGGAGACCGTGCCGGCATGA